A genomic stretch from Halichoerus grypus chromosome 5, mHalGry1.hap1.1, whole genome shotgun sequence includes:
- the MRTO4 gene encoding mRNA turnover protein 4 homolog, with amino-acid sequence MPKSKRDKKVSLTKTAKKGLELKQNLIEELRKCVDTYKYLFIFSVANMRNSKLKDIRNAWKHSRMFFGKNKVMMVALGRSPADEYKDNLHQVSKKLRGEVGLLFTNRTKEEVNEWFTKYTEMDFARAGNKATFTVTLGPGPLEQFPHSMEPQLRQLGLPTALKRGVVTLLSDHEVCKEGDVLTPEQARVLKLFGYEMAEFKVTIKYMWDAQSGRFQQMGDDLPESASESAEESEGEDDC; translated from the exons tttccttaACCAAAACTGCCAAGAAAGGCTTAGAACTGAAACAGAACCTGATAGAAGAG CTTCGGAAATGTGTGGATACGTACAAGTACCTTTTCATCTTCTCCGTGGCCAACATGAGGAACAGCAAGCTGAAGGACATCCGGAACGCCTGGAAGCACAGCCG GATGTTCTTTGGCAAAAACAAGGTGATGATGGTGGCCTTGGGTCGAAGCCCAGCTGACGAGTACAAAGACAACCTGCATCAG GTCAGCAAGAAGTTGAGGGGTGAGGTCGGTCTCCTTTTCACCAACCGCACCAAGGAGGAAGTGAATGA GTGGTTTACAAAATACACGGAAATGGACTTCGCTCGAGCCGGAAACAAAGCAACTTTCACTGtgaccctgggccctgggcccctggAGCAGTTCCCCCACTCCATGGAGCCACAGCTGAGGCAGCTGGGCCTGCCCACTGCCCTCAAGAGAG GTGTGGTGACCCTGCTGTCCGACCACGAGGTGTGTAAGGAGGGCGACGTGCTGACCCCAGAGCAGGCCCGTGTGCTG AAGCTTTTCGGGTATGAGATGGCTGAATTCAAGGTCACCATCAAATACATGTGGGATGCACAGTCTGGAAGGTTCCAGCAGATGGGAGATGACTTGCCCGAGAGCGCATCCGAGTCGGCAGAAGAATCAGAGGGGGAAGATGACTGCTGA